Sequence from the Maribacter aquivivus genome:
AATTCTCTATTGGTTTTAACCTTTGGTTTTCGTTCTGCCCAATTTTTGCCATGCCAGTATTCTCCATCAATAAATATGACAGTTTTGTATTTGGGTAAAGCGATGTCTGGTTTGCCTATTAATTTTTTGTAATCTATACGATATCGAAAACCTTTGGCATATAAAGCTTTTCTAAAAGCAAGTTCTGGTTTGGTATTCTTGCCCTTTATCTTACTCATTATTTTTGAGCGCTGTGGGGTAGTGTAGAAACCAGATTCTTCATTGAACCTAGGTACTTTAATTCTTTCTTTAGGATAGTCTTCTGACATATCTTAAAAATAAAAAATCC
This genomic interval carries:
- a CDS encoding very short patch repair endonuclease, with product MSEDYPKERIKVPRFNEESGFYTTPQRSKIMSKIKGKNTKPELAFRKALYAKGFRYRIDYKKLIGKPDIALPKYKTVIFIDGEYWHGKNWAERKPKVKTNREFWIAKIERNIQRDVEVNKELIRLGYTVIRFWETEVKKNLEECITRTIEHLYTVQMSTK